Proteins encoded together in one Amblyraja radiata isolate CabotCenter1 chromosome 11, sAmbRad1.1.pri, whole genome shotgun sequence window:
- the LOC116978402 gene encoding protocadherin-10-like, with amino-acid sequence MTTEMTDCILVLTRALRDLHSRVRAAYGELPLLVSSIKVKPGDSVLVNNWIRYLIPEELQLGAFVGNIAVDLGLDVKELKIRSFRIVPGPTKQFFDVNENNGNLFVKEKIDREQICGPSAVCILSLETMIENPFSLHEAEVEILDVNDNEPTFSESTMRLDISEMAAPGTSNPLECAHDPDVGSNSVQSYQLVENDYFSLDVEYRNGNEVMPVLVLKRALDRETIPRHMMLLIAKDGGVPARSGTAEILIIVKDVNDNSPQFSQSVYRVNVMENMSIGSLVIKLNATDLDDGSNGEIIYSFGRQTSDRLRELFNVDYKTGEITINGNLDHEESDMFELNIQADDSGPAAISSFCHVLVHVIDMNDNAPEITVSTLFTPVPEDSEPGTVVALIGATDKDSGDNGKLNCQVANDVPFHLDASSKKYLTLHTQHHLDRENISRYEITIVCGDSGSPVLTSKKIIVVDVSDINDNSPYFSQPLYTAHVMENNVIGASIFSVTAFDPDLDQNSELNYSIVPSQVQTESVFNYVHIQSKQGIIFSQRSFDYESLKQIQIWVVVTDSGQPPLSSNVTVEFIILDQNDNAPVIVHPLPDYGSIVTETMSRSAEPGYLVAKVSAKDADYGQNARLSYQLIQATNRGLFTISPDTGEIWTIRGIMSKDSTRERLVVGVKDHGSPPLSASLTIILSLADNDMETFTDANGSAQEPTTFADLSIYLVICLGVTSSTFLVIVILLAVKIYKGRSRFESHDCYLGTCHCFETRSSLNGIQKASRNLEIVPNYVEVFGGDPLSQSFRYDTCSSSGTAKRHAMFPKIDNASGRKVSITREIKEIANNLICQHNETLNVNCKTVFDLIL; translated from the exons ATTCGTTACTTAATTCCCGAAGAACTGCAGCTGGGTGCCTTTGTTGGAAATATCGCAGTTGACTTGGGTTTAGACGTGAAAGAGCTCAAGATCCGCAGTTTCCGTATTGTGCCTGGGCCGACGAAACAATTTTTCGACGTAAATGAGAACAATGGCAATCTATTTGTGAAGGAAAAGATAGACAGGGAACAGATCTGTGGACCGAGCGCAGTGTGTATCTTGTCCTTAGAAACAATGATCGAAAATCCTTTCAGTCTGCACGAAGCTGAAGTGGAAATTCTGGATGTAAATGACAATGAACCGACTTTTTCTGAAAGCACGATGCGCCTTGACATCTCAGAAATGGCCGCACCAGGAACAAGTAATCCGCTTGAGTGCGCTCATGACCCAGACGTAGGAAGTAACTCGGTGCAATCATATCAGTTAGTTGAGAATGATTACTTCTCATTGGACGTTGAGTATCGAAATGGAAATGAAGTCATGCCCGTGTTAGTTTTAAAAAGAGCACTGGATAGAGAAACAATACCCAGACACATGATGCTGCTGATTGCTAAGGACGGCGGAGTCCCCGCGCGTTCAGGAACCGCAGAAATATTAATAATTGTGAAAGATGTAAATGATAActctccccagttctcccagtcCGTTTACAGGGTTaacgtgatggaaaatatgtccatAGGATCACTGGTTATCAAATTAAATGCcactgatttagatgatggatcaAATGGAGAGATTATTTACTCTTTCGGTCGCCAAACATCAGATAGATTACGTGAGCTGTTTAACGTAGATTACAAAACAGGTGAAATAACGATCAATGGAAATTTGGACCATGAAGAAAGCGATAtgtttgaattaaatattcagGCTGATGACTCCGGTCCCGCCGCAATTTCATCTTTTTGTCACGTGCTCGTTCACGTTATCGATATGAATGACAATGCGCCAGAGATCACTGTATCTACGCTGTTTACCCCCGTGCCCGAAGATTCGGAGCCAGGCACGGTTGTGGCTTTAATCGGTGCCACAGATAAAGATTCTGGAGACAATGGAAAGTTGAATTGTCAAGTGGCAAATGACGTTCCTTTCCATCTGGACGCATCTTCTAAAAAATATTTAACACTGCACACGCAACACCATCTTGATCGTGAAAATATTTCGAGGTATGAAATAACAATCGTCTGCGGTGATTCGGGGTCACCTGTGCTCACCTCGAAGAAAATTATTGTGGTGGACGTTTCTGATATAAATGATAATTCGCCGTACTTTTCTCAGCCTTTATATACAGCACATGTGATGGAGAACAATGTTATCGGGGCGTCCATCTTTTCAGTAACAGCGTTTGATCCAGATTTAGATCAGAACTCTGAATTAAACTATTCAATCGTACCGAGCCAGGTTCAGACCGAGTCAGTGTTCAATTATGTACATATCCAatcaaaacaaggaattatatttTCGCAAAGATCTTTCGACTACGAGAGTCTCAAACAAATTCAGATATGGGTTGTGGTGACGGACTCGGGACAGCCGCCATTATCCAGCAACGTTACTGTGGAATTTATTATCCTTGATCAGAATGACAACGCTCCGGTAATTGTACACCCATTACCCGATTATGGATCGATAGTAACAGAGACAATGTCTCGTTCGGCAGAACCAGGCTACCTGGTTGCCAAGGTATCGGCGAAGGATGCGGACTATGGCCAGAATGCCCGGCTTTCCTATCAACTTATTCAGGCCACTAATCGTGGACTTTTTACCATTTCACCAGATACTGGCGAGATCTGGACAATCCGTGGTATAATGAGCAAAGACAGCACAAGGGAAAGGTTGGTCGTCGGTGTAAAAGATCACGGTTCACCGCCACTTTCCGCTTCATTGACTATTATCTTATCATTGGCAGACAATGATATGGAAACATTTACTGATGCGAACGGTTCGGCTCAAGAACCCACAACGTTTGCGGATCTCAGCATTTACTTAGTCATATGCTTAGGGGTGACCTCTTCTACATTTCTCGTCATTGTGATTCTGCTCGCCGTTAAGATTTATAAAGGGAGGAGTCGATTTGAGTCCCACGATTGTTATCTGGGCACTTGCCATTGCTTTGAAACACGCAGTTCGTTGAATGGAATACAAAAAGCCAGCAGAAATCTTGAAATTGTTCCAAATTACGTGGAAGTGTTTGGGGGTGATCCGCTTTCTCAAAGTTTCCGATATGACACGTGTTCGAGTTCCGGCACTGCGAAGAGACATGCCATGTTTCCTAAAATAGACAACGCATCTGGACGCAAGGTTAGTATCACTCGCGAGATCAAAGAAATTGCGAATAATTTAATCTGCCAGCACAATGAG ACACTTAACGTGAACTGTAAGACTGTCTTCGATCTGATTTTGTAA